From one Streptococcus oralis genomic stretch:
- a CDS encoding energy-coupling factor transporter transmembrane component T family protein has product MDSMILGRYIPGDSIIHRLDPRSKLLAMILLILIVFWANNPLTNLVLFVATGIFIALSGVSLSFFVQGLKSMFFLIAFTTLFQLFFISSGNVLFEFSFIRITDYALQQAGIIFCRFVLIIFFSTLLTLTTMPLSLATAVEALLAPLKRVKVPVHEIGLMLSMSLRFVPTLMDDTTRIMNAQKARGVDFGEGSIVQKVKAMIPILIPLFATSLKRADSLAIAMEARGYQGGKGRSQYRQLRWSQKDTLAILVILILGCFLFFLKS; this is encoded by the coding sequence ATGGATAGTATGATTTTAGGGCGTTATATACCAGGAGATTCCATCATTCATCGCTTGGATCCACGTAGTAAATTGCTTGCCATGATCCTGCTGATTTTGATTGTATTTTGGGCCAATAATCCTCTCACCAATCTCGTTCTGTTTGTAGCGACAGGTATATTTATCGCATTATCGGGCGTTTCTCTCTCATTTTTCGTTCAGGGATTAAAATCCATGTTCTTTTTGATCGCCTTTACGACTCTTTTTCAGCTCTTTTTCATTTCAAGTGGAAATGTCCTATTTGAGTTTTCTTTTATAAGAATAACGGATTATGCTTTGCAACAAGCAGGAATCATTTTCTGTCGTTTTGTGTTGATTATTTTCTTTTCAACCTTGCTAACATTAACGACCATGCCTTTGAGTCTGGCAACCGCAGTTGAAGCTCTTTTAGCACCGCTAAAACGTGTGAAAGTTCCCGTTCATGAAATTGGCCTCATGTTATCAATGAGTTTGCGTTTTGTTCCAACATTGATGGATGACACGACGCGAATTATGAATGCTCAGAAAGCCCGTGGAGTTGACTTTGGCGAAGGCAGCATCGTTCAAAAAGTAAAGGCTATGATTCCAATTTTAATTCCTCTTTTTGCGACGAGCTTAAAGCGTGCAGATTCATTGGCAATAGCGATGGAAGCGCGTGGTTATCAGGGAGGAAAGGGTAGAAGTCAGTATAGACAATTGAGATGGAGTCAAAAGGATACACTGGCAATTCTTGTGATTTTGATACTGGGATGTTTCTTATTTTTCTTAAAATCTTAG
- a CDS encoding energy-coupling factor transporter ATPase: MGITLENVSFTYQEGTPLSSSALTDVSLTIEDGSYTALVGHTGSGKSTILQLLNGLLVPSKGSVRVFDTVITPTSTNKEIRQIRKQVGLVFQFAENQIFEETVLKDVAFGPQNFGVSEEEAKKIAREKLALVGIDESLFERSPFELSGGQMRRVAIAGMLAMEPTVLVLDEPTAGLDPLGRKELMTLFKELHLSGMTIVLVTHLMDDVAAYANQVYVMEKGRLVKSGKPSDVFQDVASMEKVQLGVPKITAFCKRLADRGVAFKKLPIKIEEFKESLNG, from the coding sequence ATGGGAATTACTCTAGAAAATGTGAGCTTTACCTATCAAGAGGGGACTCCCCTATCTTCATCAGCCTTGACTGATGTTTCCTTGACGATTGAGGATGGTTCCTATACGGCTTTGGTAGGGCACACAGGTAGTGGGAAATCAACGATTTTACAGCTTTTAAATGGCCTATTGGTACCAAGTAAGGGTTCTGTTCGAGTTTTTGATACTGTCATTACCCCTACATCAACCAATAAAGAAATTCGTCAGATTCGAAAGCAGGTTGGTCTAGTGTTTCAATTTGCTGAAAATCAGATTTTCGAAGAGACTGTTTTGAAAGATGTTGCATTTGGACCGCAAAATTTTGGAGTTTCTGAGGAAGAGGCCAAGAAAATTGCGCGTGAAAAGTTAGCCTTGGTAGGCATCGATGAGTCACTCTTTGAGCGTAGCCCGTTTGAACTTTCGGGTGGCCAGATGAGACGTGTGGCTATAGCAGGTATGCTAGCGATGGAGCCAACTGTTTTGGTTTTGGATGAGCCGACAGCAGGGCTTGATCCTTTGGGCAGAAAAGAATTGATGACCTTGTTTAAAGAACTCCACCTTTCTGGAATGACAATCGTTCTGGTAACGCATTTGATGGATGATGTAGCTGCATATGCTAATCAGGTTTATGTTATGGAAAAGGGGCGTTTGGTCAAAAGTGGCAAACCAAGTGATGTCTTTCAAGATGTAGCCTCAATGGAAAAGGTACAGTTAGGTGTGCCTAAAATCACAGCCTTTTGTAAGCGTTTGGCAGATAGAGGTGTAGCTTTTAAAAAACTGCCAATCAAGATAGAGGAGTTTAAGGAGTCGCTAAATGGATAG
- a CDS encoding energy-coupling factor ABC transporter ATP-binding protein, with product MKSIIEVKDLSFRYKEDQDHYDVNNVSFHVKRGEWLSIVGHNGSGKSTTIRLIDGLLEAESGEIWIDGQLLSSENVWDLRRQIGMVFQNPDNQFVGATVEDDVAFGLENQGLPREEMKKRVAESLELVGMLDFKNREPARLSGGQKQRVAIAGVVALRPAILILDEATSMLDPEGRRELIQTVQEIRKDHQMTVVSITHDLEEVAMSDRVLVMKKGQVESTSSPRELFSRDDLDQIGLDEPFANQLRGSLRETGYQLPDGYLTERELEDKLWELL from the coding sequence ATGAAATCGATTATTGAAGTAAAAGATCTGTCTTTTCGTTATAAGGAAGACCAGGATCATTATGATGTTAATAATGTCTCGTTTCACGTGAAACGGGGAGAATGGCTTTCGATTGTAGGTCATAACGGGAGTGGGAAATCGACAACTATCCGTTTGATTGATGGATTGCTTGAAGCAGAGTCTGGGGAAATCTGGATAGATGGGCAATTGTTGTCCTCTGAGAATGTTTGGGACTTGCGTCGACAAATTGGTATGGTTTTTCAAAATCCAGATAACCAATTTGTGGGGGCGACTGTTGAAGATGATGTTGCCTTTGGTTTAGAAAATCAGGGACTTCCTCGTGAAGAAATGAAGAAGAGAGTGGCCGAATCTTTGGAGTTGGTAGGGATGCTGGACTTTAAGAATAGAGAACCAGCTCGTTTATCTGGTGGACAAAAACAGCGTGTGGCTATTGCGGGAGTTGTTGCCCTGAGACCAGCTATTTTGATTTTGGACGAGGCTACAAGTATGTTGGATCCTGAGGGACGCAGAGAACTGATTCAGACAGTTCAAGAGATTCGAAAAGACCACCAGATGACAGTCGTCTCCATTACACATGATTTAGAGGAAGTTGCGATGAGTGACCGTGTCTTGGTCATGAAAAAAGGCCAAGTGGAGTCAACCAGTAGCCCAAGAGAACTTTTTTCTCGGGATGACCTTGACCAGATAGGGTTAGATGAGCCTTTTGCTAATCAATTGAGAGGCTCTTTGAGAGAGACTGGCTATCAGTTGCCGGATGGCTATTTGACAGAAAGAGAGCTAGAGGACAAGTTATGGGAATTACTCTAG
- the pgsA gene encoding CDP-diacylglycerol--glycerol-3-phosphate 3-phosphatidyltransferase produces MKKEQIPNVLTIGRILFIPLFILILTLGHSQGSHLLATIIFAVASVTDYLDGYLARKWNVVSNFGKFADPMADKLLVMSAFIMLIELGMAPAWVVAIIICRELAVTGLRLLLVETGGTVLAAAMPGKIKTFSQMFAIIFLLLHWNLIGQLLLYIALFFTIYSGYDYFKGSAHVFKGTFGSK; encoded by the coding sequence ATGAAAAAAGAACAAATTCCTAATGTATTAACTATTGGTAGAATTCTCTTTATACCTCTCTTTATTCTTATTTTGACTTTGGGCCATTCACAAGGCAGTCATTTGCTAGCAACGATCATCTTTGCAGTTGCTAGTGTAACGGATTATCTTGATGGCTACCTTGCTCGTAAATGGAATGTAGTCAGCAATTTTGGAAAATTTGCAGATCCGATGGCTGATAAGCTGTTGGTTATGTCAGCTTTTATCATGTTAATTGAGTTAGGTATGGCTCCAGCTTGGGTTGTTGCTATTATCATTTGTCGTGAACTTGCGGTGACAGGCTTGCGCTTGTTGCTTGTTGAGACGGGAGGGACAGTTCTAGCAGCAGCTATGCCAGGGAAAATCAAGACCTTTAGTCAGATGTTTGCCATTATCTTTTTGCTCTTACATTGGAATTTAATTGGTCAGCTGTTGCTTTATATCGCTTTGTTTTTCACTATCTACTCTGGTTATGATTATTTTAAGGGTAGCGCTCATGTATTCAAAGGAACATTTGGTTCAAAATGA
- the rodZ gene encoding cytoskeleton protein RodZ, giving the protein MRKKTIGEVLRLARINQGLSLEELQEKTEIQLHFLEAMEADDFDQLPSTFYARSFLRKYAWAVELDERIVLDAYDSGSMITYEEVDVDEEDLSGRRRSNKKKTSYLPLFYFVLFALSILIFVTYYVWNYIQTQPSPSSANYSVVSSTSSTTSSSSSSSSQTSSSSSTTESTITVSGEGNRIEARYKTSKETATVQLAVSDEASWVSVSGSELEGGVTLSADNKNAKTIVSTKSPVTITLGVVKGVTVTVDNQTIDTSKLTTQTGTVTLIFTTD; this is encoded by the coding sequence ATGAGAAAAAAAACAATTGGCGAGGTTCTACGTTTAGCTAGAATTAACCAGGGATTGAGTTTGGAAGAATTACAGGAGAAAACTGAAATTCAGTTGCATTTTCTAGAAGCTATGGAGGCAGATGATTTTGATCAACTTCCTAGTACCTTCTATGCTCGTTCTTTTTTAAGAAAATATGCCTGGGCAGTAGAGTTAGATGAAAGAATTGTTTTGGATGCATATGATTCAGGTAGTATGATCACTTATGAAGAGGTAGATGTCGATGAAGAAGACTTGTCTGGTCGCAGACGGTCAAATAAGAAAAAAACGTCTTATCTCCCCTTGTTTTATTTCGTTCTATTTGCTTTGTCAATTTTAATTTTTGTCACTTACTATGTCTGGAACTACATCCAAACTCAGCCAAGTCCTTCTTCAGCTAATTATAGTGTTGTGAGCTCGACTAGTTCAACCACCTCATCTAGTTCATCTTCTAGTAGTCAGACGTCTAGCTCGTCTTCTACTACGGAATCAACTATTACAGTGTCAGGCGAAGGAAATCGCATTGAAGCTCGGTATAAAACGAGTAAGGAAACTGCTACTGTTCAATTGGCAGTTTCAGATGAAGCTAGTTGGGTTAGTGTTTCAGGAAGTGAGCTGGAGGGTGGTGTGACACTATCCGCAGACAATAAGAATGCAAAAACAATAGTCTCAACTAAGAGTCCCGTTACTATTACTTTAGGTGTAGTGAAGGGAGTTACTGTGACTGTGGACAATCAAACGATTGATACTTCGAAGCTGACAACTCAGACTGGAACTGTAACACTTATATTTACTACAGATTAA